A single genomic interval of Cupriavidus necator harbors:
- the phnK gene encoding phosphonate C-P lyase system protein PhnK, translating to MSATPLLSVRNLTRTWDGLHGCHDVSFDLYPGEVLCVVGESGSGKSTLLQALSMQAPAQRGSVSYDMRESGLTDLATLSSARLRLLARTDWGFVRQHARDGLRMQVSAGANIAERLMAVGERHYGNLREVAGTWLEKMEIDLARLDDVPGTFSGGMQQRLQIARNLVTHPRLVFMDEPTASLDVSVQARLLDLLRRLVADLGLAAVLVTHDLAVARLLAHRTLVMQGGRVVEQGLTDQILDDPQHPYTQLLVSSILQG from the coding sequence ATGAGCGCCACCCCGCTGCTGTCGGTGCGCAACCTGACGCGCACCTGGGACGGCCTGCACGGCTGCCATGACGTCAGCTTCGACCTGTACCCGGGCGAGGTGCTGTGCGTGGTGGGCGAATCAGGCTCCGGCAAGAGTACGTTGCTGCAGGCCTTGTCGATGCAGGCGCCGGCGCAGCGCGGCAGCGTCAGCTACGACATGCGCGAGTCCGGCCTGACCGACCTGGCCACGCTGTCCAGCGCGCGCCTGCGGCTGCTGGCCCGCACCGACTGGGGCTTCGTGCGCCAGCATGCGCGCGACGGCCTGCGCATGCAGGTCAGCGCCGGCGCCAATATCGCCGAGCGCCTGATGGCCGTGGGCGAGCGCCACTACGGCAACCTGCGCGAGGTCGCCGGCACCTGGCTGGAGAAGATGGAGATCGACCTGGCCCGGCTGGACGACGTGCCCGGCACCTTCTCCGGCGGCATGCAGCAGCGTTTGCAGATCGCGCGCAACCTGGTCACGCACCCGCGCCTGGTGTTCATGGACGAGCCCACCGCATCGCTGGACGTGTCGGTGCAGGCCCGCCTGCTAGACCTGCTGCGCCGCCTGGTGGCGGACCTGGGCCTCGCCGCCGTGCTGGTCACGCACGACCTGGCCGTGGCGCGCCTGCTCGCGCACCGCACGCTGGTCATGCAAGGCGGCCGCGTGGTGGAGCAAGGCCTGACCGACCAGATCCTCGACGACCCGCAGCACCCGTACACGCAGTTGCTGGTCTCTTCCATCCTGCAGGGCTGA
- a CDS encoding GNAT family N-acetyltransferase, with product MSVQIRPEAPSDADAIARLTTAAFLTAPHTSHTEAFVVNALRRAGQLTVSLVAQAGDELVGHVAISPVTVSSGATGWYGLGPISVAPDLQGQGIGSQLMRASLDQLRRLGAAGCVVLGDPGYYGRFGFAARPGLVLDGVPPEYFQALAFHGGYPAGSVQYHDAFNATA from the coding sequence ATGTCCGTGCAGATCCGCCCAGAAGCACCGTCCGACGCCGACGCCATTGCCCGGCTGACCACCGCCGCCTTCCTGACGGCGCCGCATACCAGCCACACCGAGGCGTTCGTGGTCAATGCGCTGCGCCGCGCCGGCCAGCTGACGGTGTCGCTGGTGGCACAGGCAGGCGATGAACTGGTGGGACACGTCGCGATTTCGCCGGTTACGGTCTCATCCGGCGCGACCGGCTGGTACGGACTGGGCCCGATCTCGGTGGCGCCGGACCTGCAGGGGCAGGGCATTGGCTCGCAACTGATGCGCGCGTCGCTGGACCAGCTGCGCCGCCTTGGCGCCGCCGGCTGCGTGGTGCTGGGCGATCCCGGCTACTACGGCCGCTTCGGCTTTGCCGCGCGGCCCGGGCTGGTGCTGGACGGCGTGCCACCCGAGTACTTCCAGGCACTGGCGTTCCACGGCGGCTATCCGGCGGGCAGCGTGCAATACCACGACGCCTTCAACGCCACCGCCTGA
- the phnH gene encoding phosphonate C-P lyase system protein PhnH, which yields MTAMQPILSAPAASLLPGFNNPVDDAQQVFRAALQAFAHPGRLQTLPVASGLPGGLSPALAALLLTLADPDTPVWLPAGVPAAARAFLRFHCGCPLTDDVGAAAFVCVPAGYAVPALADCAQGDPAFPDRSATLLVEVASLAEGDTLTLRGPGIETTQVLRVAGLPADFRAGWRANNAGFPLGVDLLLASGDRFCALTRTTLVED from the coding sequence ATGACTGCCATGCAACCGATCCTGTCCGCCCCGGCCGCCTCGCTGCTGCCGGGCTTCAACAACCCGGTCGACGACGCCCAGCAGGTCTTCCGCGCCGCGCTGCAGGCGTTTGCCCATCCGGGCCGGCTGCAGACGCTGCCCGTGGCCAGCGGCCTGCCCGGCGGCCTGTCGCCCGCGCTGGCGGCGCTGCTGCTGACGCTGGCCGATCCCGATACCCCGGTCTGGCTGCCTGCCGGCGTGCCCGCCGCGGCGCGCGCGTTCCTGCGCTTCCATTGCGGCTGCCCGCTGACCGACGATGTCGGCGCCGCCGCCTTTGTCTGCGTGCCCGCCGGCTATGCCGTACCGGCACTGGCGGATTGCGCGCAAGGCGACCCGGCCTTCCCCGACCGCTCGGCCACGCTGCTGGTGGAGGTGGCCTCGCTTGCCGAAGGCGACACCCTCACGCTGCGCGGCCCCGGCATCGAAACCACGCAGGTGCTGCGCGTGGCGGGGCTGCCCGCGGACTTCCGCGCCGGCTGGCGCGCCAACAACGCCGGCTTCCCGCTCGGCGTGGACCTGCTGCTGGCCAGCGGCGACCGATTCTGCGCGCTGACGCGCACCACGCTGGTGGAGGACTGA
- a CDS encoding alpha-D-ribose 1-methylphosphonate 5-triphosphate diphosphatase produces MSATYLTHATLVLPDRVLHDSALLIEDGRIAAIEPAPAAVPTHATVIDLHGHSVMPGLVDVHCDAIEKEVEPRASVLFPLDFAVAQVDRRNAAAGITTPYHALSFAGNQFGVRNVDTAATLVRTLAAYRRHSLVDNRIHCRYEVTDSSAVPVLESLMAEGVVDLLSVMDHSPGQGQFKTMDAYLAYMMGNHGMSREQAADAADKKAAALEGAHERVNRLVARAHALGIPTASHDDDSPQRIAAMRALGVRMSEFPINLETAQAACAQALPTILGAPNVLRGKSQSGSMRAIDAIHAGVGTILCSDYQPSTLIAAAYAAARLADLPLNQALALVTVNPADACLLDDRGRLAPGLRADVIAVSGVAGQPMVTHTWSGGRLVFAAGYPSVRHVGDAAMPRETALREVA; encoded by the coding sequence ATGTCTGCTACCTACCTGACGCACGCCACCCTGGTGCTGCCGGACCGCGTGCTGCACGACAGCGCGCTGCTGATCGAAGATGGTCGCATCGCCGCCATCGAACCGGCACCCGCAGCGGTCCCCACCCACGCCACCGTGATCGACCTGCATGGCCACTCCGTGATGCCGGGCCTGGTCGACGTGCATTGCGACGCCATCGAGAAGGAAGTCGAACCGCGCGCCAGCGTGCTGTTCCCACTGGACTTTGCCGTGGCTCAGGTCGACCGCCGCAACGCCGCGGCCGGCATCACCACGCCGTACCACGCGCTGTCGTTCGCGGGCAACCAGTTCGGCGTGCGCAATGTCGATACCGCGGCCACGCTGGTGCGCACCCTGGCCGCGTATCGCCGCCACAGCCTGGTCGACAACCGCATCCATTGCCGCTACGAAGTCACCGATTCCAGCGCCGTGCCGGTGCTGGAATCCCTGATGGCCGAGGGCGTGGTCGACCTGCTGTCCGTGATGGACCACTCGCCGGGCCAGGGCCAGTTCAAGACCATGGATGCCTACCTGGCCTACATGATGGGCAACCACGGCATGAGCCGCGAGCAAGCCGCCGATGCGGCCGACAAGAAGGCCGCCGCGCTGGAAGGCGCGCATGAGCGTGTCAACCGGCTGGTGGCCAGGGCGCATGCGCTGGGCATCCCCACCGCCAGCCATGACGACGATTCGCCGCAGCGCATCGCCGCCATGCGCGCGCTGGGCGTGCGCATGAGCGAGTTCCCGATCAACCTGGAAACCGCGCAAGCCGCGTGCGCCCAGGCGCTGCCGACCATCCTGGGCGCGCCCAACGTGCTGCGCGGCAAGAGCCAGAGCGGCTCGATGCGCGCCATCGACGCCATTCACGCCGGCGTGGGCACCATCCTGTGCTCGGACTACCAGCCGTCCACGCTGATCGCCGCCGCGTATGCCGCCGCGCGCCTGGCCGACCTGCCGCTGAACCAGGCGCTGGCGCTGGTCACCGTCAATCCGGCCGACGCCTGCCTGCTGGACGACCGCGGGCGCCTGGCGCCGGGGCTGCGCGCGGACGTGATCGCCGTGTCCGGCGTGGCAGGCCAGCCGATGGTCACGCATACCTGGTCTGGCGGGAGGCTGGTGTTTGCGGCGGGGTATCCGTCGGTGCGGCACGTTGGCGATGCTGCCATGCCGCGCGAAACCGCGCTGCGCGAGGTGGCATAA
- a CDS encoding carbon-phosphorus lyase complex subunit PhnI produces MYVAVKGGERAILNSYRMLDAYRRGDTAVPELTLAQIREQMPLAVSRVMAEGSLYDPHLAALALKQAAGDQIEAIFLLRAYRTTLARFGYTQPVDTGAMRLQRRISSTFKDVPGGQVLGPTYDYTQRLLDFTLEAGRDPEPLPPSPEPLAASMPRVTGLLEADELVEADQIPAGDPTPPDLTREPLSFPANRAARLQNLARADEGFLLSMGYSTQRGYGNSHPFAAEIRFGAAEVELFVEELGFAVTIGEIELTECQMVSQFAGNADEAPRFTRGYGLVFGYNERKAMSMALADRAMRAEELGEAADAPANDIEFMLYHSDNVEASGFVQHLKLPHYVDFQANLELLRRLRAEQDGAVTATVQAQPQEETLA; encoded by the coding sequence ATGTATGTAGCCGTCAAAGGTGGCGAGCGCGCCATCCTCAATTCCTACCGGATGCTCGATGCCTACCGCCGCGGCGATACCGCGGTGCCGGAACTCACGCTGGCGCAGATCCGCGAACAGATGCCGCTGGCGGTGTCGCGCGTGATGGCCGAGGGCTCGCTGTACGACCCGCACCTGGCCGCGCTGGCCCTGAAACAGGCCGCTGGTGACCAGATCGAGGCGATCTTCCTGCTGCGCGCCTATCGCACCACGCTGGCGCGCTTCGGCTATACCCAGCCGGTGGATACCGGCGCGATGCGCCTGCAGCGCCGGATCTCGTCCACGTTCAAGGACGTGCCGGGCGGCCAGGTGCTGGGGCCGACCTACGACTACACCCAGCGCCTGCTGGATTTCACGCTCGAAGCCGGCCGCGACCCCGAGCCGCTGCCGCCCTCGCCCGAACCCCTCGCCGCCAGCATGCCGCGCGTGACCGGCCTGCTGGAAGCGGATGAACTGGTCGAAGCCGACCAGATTCCCGCGGGCGACCCCACGCCGCCCGACCTGACGCGCGAGCCGCTGAGCTTCCCCGCCAACCGCGCCGCGCGCTTGCAGAACCTGGCGCGCGCCGATGAGGGTTTCCTGCTGTCGATGGGCTATTCCACCCAGCGCGGCTACGGCAACTCGCACCCGTTCGCGGCCGAGATCCGCTTCGGCGCGGCCGAGGTCGAACTGTTCGTGGAAGAGCTTGGCTTCGCCGTCACCATCGGCGAGATCGAGCTGACCGAATGCCAGATGGTGAGCCAGTTCGCCGGCAATGCCGACGAAGCCCCGCGCTTCACGCGCGGCTACGGGCTGGTGTTCGGCTACAACGAGCGCAAGGCCATGTCGATGGCGCTGGCTGACCGCGCCATGCGCGCCGAAGAACTGGGCGAGGCCGCCGACGCCCCGGCCAACGATATCGAATTCATGCTGTACCACAGCGACAACGTCGAGGCCTCCGGCTTCGTGCAGCACCTGAAGCTGCCCCACTACGTGGACTTCCAGGCCAACCTCGAACTGCTGCGCCGGCTGCGTGCGGAACAGGATGGCGCCGTGACCGCTACCGTGCAGGCGCAACCGCAAGAGGAGACGCTGGCATGA
- a CDS encoding Bug family tripartite tricarboxylate transporter substrate binding protein, with amino-acid sequence MPRLNFKRLAIGALALPMLAAAPAHAADAYPAKPIRWIVPYAAGGGSDFLARTIGQGLSAKVGQPVVVDNKPGGNTAIGAAETARSAADGYTVLSADNGTLVFNPVLYKSLSYNPGKDLAPVTLLGRFPMILVVGAASPVKSAKEFIAQTKATQGGINYGSAGAGSPHHLAMELLKVEAGLSMTHAPYRGAAPALSDVAAGQVVAMMVDYAAGAGFIKGGKVRPLAVANATRLPQLPDVPTFAELGYPRVEAAALVGMVVPAGTPPEVVNTLNKDVVAAIREPAVNKRLVDFGVEPVGNSPSQFSELLRSESTRWTKLIRDLKITLDN; translated from the coding sequence ATGCCCCGCCTCAACTTCAAGCGCCTGGCCATTGGCGCACTGGCCCTGCCGATGCTGGCCGCCGCCCCCGCGCATGCCGCCGACGCCTACCCTGCCAAGCCGATCCGCTGGATCGTCCCCTACGCCGCCGGCGGCGGCTCGGACTTCCTGGCGCGGACCATCGGCCAGGGGCTGTCGGCCAAGGTCGGCCAGCCGGTGGTGGTGGACAACAAGCCGGGCGGCAATACCGCCATCGGCGCGGCCGAGACGGCGCGCTCGGCCGCCGACGGCTATACCGTGCTGTCGGCCGACAACGGCACGCTGGTGTTCAACCCGGTGCTGTACAAATCGCTCTCCTACAACCCTGGCAAGGACCTGGCTCCGGTGACGCTGCTGGGCCGCTTCCCGATGATCCTGGTGGTCGGCGCGGCCAGCCCGGTCAAGAGCGCCAAGGAATTCATCGCCCAGACCAAGGCCACCCAGGGCGGCATCAATTACGGCTCGGCCGGCGCGGGCAGCCCGCACCACCTGGCGATGGAGCTGCTGAAGGTGGAAGCCGGCCTGTCGATGACGCATGCCCCCTACCGTGGCGCCGCGCCGGCGCTGTCGGACGTGGCCGCCGGACAGGTGGTGGCGATGATGGTGGACTACGCTGCCGGCGCCGGCTTTATCAAGGGCGGCAAGGTCCGGCCGCTGGCGGTGGCCAATGCCACCCGGCTGCCGCAGCTGCCCGACGTGCCGACCTTTGCCGAACTGGGCTACCCGCGCGTGGAAGCTGCCGCGCTGGTGGGCATGGTGGTGCCGGCGGGCACGCCGCCGGAGGTGGTCAACACGCTGAACAAGGATGTGGTCGCGGCAATCCGCGAGCCCGCTGTCAACAAGCGGCTGGTGGACTTCGGCGTTGAGCCGGTCGGCAACTCGCCGTCTCAGTTCAGCGAGCTGCTGCGCAGCGAGTCCACCCGCTGGACCAAGCTGATCCGCGACCTGAAGATCACGCTGGACAATTGA
- the phnG gene encoding phosphonate C-P lyase system protein PhnG: MMQSETAQAHAARAAWLRILATAPADALDGAYQRLGQAQALPAYRLLRKPESGMAMVRARAGGTGAQFNLGEITVTRCAVVLEDGAAGAAAGVAYIQGRSARHAEQAAVLDALLQRPAWHQRVQEFVLAPLASTQAQRAAHAAATVAQTRVEFFTMVRGED, translated from the coding sequence ATGATGCAAAGCGAAACCGCGCAGGCCCATGCCGCCCGCGCCGCCTGGCTCCGGATCCTGGCGACGGCGCCCGCCGACGCGCTCGACGGCGCTTACCAGCGGCTTGGCCAGGCGCAAGCGCTGCCGGCCTACCGGCTGCTGCGCAAGCCGGAGTCCGGCATGGCCATGGTCCGGGCCCGCGCAGGCGGTACCGGTGCCCAGTTCAACCTGGGGGAAATCACGGTCACGCGCTGCGCGGTCGTGCTGGAAGACGGCGCTGCCGGGGCCGCTGCAGGCGTGGCCTATATCCAGGGCCGCAGCGCCCGCCACGCCGAACAGGCCGCGGTGCTGGACGCGCTGCTGCAACGCCCGGCCTGGCACCAGCGCGTGCAGGAGTTCGTGCTGGCGCCGTTGGCAAGCACGCAGGCGCAGCGCGCCGCACACGCAGCAGCCACCGTCGCCCAGACCCGCGTCGAGTTCTTCACCATGGTCCGGGGAGAGGACTGA
- the phnL gene encoding phosphonate C-P lyase system protein PhnL encodes MHAEHHPQKLVEVRGLGKMFTLHNQGGIRLPVLRAMDFDATRGECLVLSGPSGTGKSTLLRCLYGNYLATEGSIRLRDTSAEGEPWVELTHAPEQRVLKLRRDVIGYVSQFLRAIPRVGALDVVADPLQQRGASHEEARARAAELLARLNLPRRLWDLPPATFSGGEQQRVNIARGLIGGHPILLLDEPTASLDADNRAVVVELIREALAEGRALIGIFHDEAVRDAVATRLLPLQPASALA; translated from the coding sequence ATGCACGCAGAACACCACCCCCAGAAACTGGTCGAGGTCCGCGGCCTCGGCAAGATGTTTACGCTGCACAACCAGGGCGGCATCCGCCTGCCGGTGCTGCGCGCGATGGATTTCGATGCCACCCGCGGCGAATGCCTGGTGCTGTCCGGGCCCTCCGGCACCGGCAAGAGCACGCTGCTGCGCTGCCTGTACGGCAACTACCTGGCCACCGAAGGCAGCATCCGCCTGCGCGATACCAGCGCCGAGGGCGAGCCGTGGGTCGAGCTGACCCACGCCCCAGAACAACGCGTGCTGAAGTTGCGCCGCGACGTGATCGGCTATGTCAGCCAGTTCCTGCGCGCGATTCCGCGCGTCGGCGCGCTCGACGTGGTGGCCGATCCGCTGCAGCAGCGCGGCGCCAGCCATGAGGAGGCCCGCGCCCGCGCGGCAGAACTGCTGGCACGGCTGAACCTGCCGCGCCGGCTGTGGGACCTGCCGCCGGCCACTTTCTCCGGCGGCGAGCAGCAGCGCGTGAACATCGCGCGCGGGCTGATCGGCGGCCACCCGATCCTGCTGCTGGACGAGCCCACCGCCTCGCTGGACGCCGACAACCGCGCCGTGGTGGTCGAGCTGATCCGCGAAGCCTTGGCCGAAGGCCGCGCGCTGATCGGCATCTTCCACGATGAAGCCGTGCGCGATGCCGTGGCCACGCGCCTGCTGCCGCTGCAACCCGCTAGCGCCCTTGCCTGA
- a CDS encoding alpha-D-ribose 1-methylphosphonate 5-phosphate C-P-lyase PhnJ has product MTTPDTTMATGIARDDHYNFGYLDESTKRMLRRALLKAVAIPGYQVPFGSREMPLPYGWGTGGIQVTAAIIGKDDVLKVIDQGSDDTTNAINIRRFFGRVTGVQTTERTAEASIIQTRHRIPETPLHAGQTMVFQVPIPEPLRWLEPSEGETRTMHALAEYGAMHVKLYEDIAHHGHIATTYDYPVIVNQRYMMRPSPIPKFDNPKLDRSPALMLFGAGREKRVYAVPPYTAVRSLDFADHPFTVEKWSSCCAQCGAADSYLDEIITDDAGTRLFVCSDTEYCADRQAAQAVKAAAGGAR; this is encoded by the coding sequence ATGACCACCCCCGACACCACCATGGCAACGGGCATTGCCCGCGATGACCACTACAACTTCGGCTACCTGGACGAGTCGACCAAGCGGATGCTGCGCCGCGCGCTGCTCAAGGCCGTGGCGATTCCCGGCTACCAGGTACCCTTCGGCAGCCGCGAAATGCCGCTGCCCTATGGCTGGGGCACGGGCGGCATCCAGGTGACGGCCGCGATCATCGGCAAGGATGATGTGCTCAAGGTGATCGACCAGGGCTCGGACGACACCACCAACGCCATCAATATCCGCCGCTTCTTCGGCCGCGTCACCGGCGTGCAGACCACCGAGCGCACCGCCGAGGCCAGCATCATCCAGACCCGTCACCGGATTCCGGAAACGCCGTTGCACGCGGGCCAGACCATGGTGTTCCAGGTGCCGATCCCCGAGCCGCTACGCTGGCTGGAGCCGAGCGAGGGCGAGACCCGCACCATGCACGCACTGGCCGAGTACGGCGCGATGCACGTCAAGCTGTATGAGGACATCGCGCATCACGGCCATATCGCCACCACCTACGACTACCCCGTGATCGTCAACCAGCGCTACATGATGCGGCCGTCGCCGATCCCCAAGTTCGACAATCCCAAGCTCGACCGCAGCCCCGCGCTGATGCTGTTCGGCGCCGGGCGCGAGAAGCGCGTCTATGCCGTGCCGCCGTACACCGCGGTCAGGAGCCTGGACTTCGCCGACCATCCCTTCACGGTGGAAAAGTGGTCCAGCTGCTGCGCCCAGTGCGGCGCTGCCGACAGCTACCTGGACGAGATCATCACCGATGACGCCGGCACGCGACTGTTCGTGTGCTCCGACACCGAATACTGCGCCGACCGCCAGGCGGCCCAGGCCGTCAAGGCCGCTGCCGGAGGTGCCCGATGA
- a CDS encoding cytochrome P450/oxidoreductase: protein MANPSPSAARSGCPIDHSALTAPNGCPVSHNAAQFDPFGDGYQQDPPEYVRWSREQEPVFYSPRLGYWVVTRYEDIKAIFRDNLTFSPSIALEKITPTGDEANAVLASYGYAMNRTLVNEDEPAHMPRRRALMAPFTPAELAHHEPLVRRLAREYVDRFIDDGRADLVDQMLWEVPLTVALHFLGVPEEDMDLLRQYSIAHTVNTWGRPKPEEQVAVAHAVGNFWQLAGRILDKMREDPSGPGWMQYGLRKQKELPDVVTDSYLHSMMMAGIVAAHETTANASANAIKLLLQHPDAWREICDDPSLIPNAVEECLRHNGSVAAWRRLVTRDAEVGGIRLPAGSKLLIVTSSANHDERHFADADLFDIRRDNASEQLTFGYGSHQCMGKNLARMEMQVFLEELTRRLPHMRLAEQTFTYVPNTSFRGPEHLLVEWDPAQNPERRDPALLEVHQPVRIGEPSAHTIARTVVVERVTPAADGVVRLRLAAPDGKPLPRWAPGSHIDVECGDTGLSRQYSLCGDPDDTGALEIAVLRDPDSRGGSAWVHGSVQAGDRLRIRGPRNHFRFDEGCGRAIFIAGGIGITPVSAMARRARALGIDYEFHYCGRSRQAMAMLDELQALHGARLHVHASDEGQRADFGKLLARPDPRTQIYACGPQRMLDALAESCAAWPEDALRVEHFVSKLGTLDASKELPFSVELKDSGLVMEVPAGQTLLSALRGANIDVQSDCEEGLCGSCEVRVLAGQVDHRDVVLTRSEREANQRMMACCSRACGGGRLVLEL, encoded by the coding sequence ATGGCCAACCCCTCCCCCAGCGCCGCGCGCAGCGGCTGCCCGATCGACCACAGCGCCTTGACCGCGCCCAACGGCTGCCCGGTCAGCCACAACGCGGCGCAATTCGATCCCTTCGGCGACGGCTACCAGCAGGATCCGCCCGAATACGTGCGCTGGTCGCGCGAGCAGGAGCCGGTGTTCTACAGCCCCAGGCTGGGCTACTGGGTGGTCACGCGCTATGAAGACATCAAGGCGATCTTCCGCGACAACCTGACCTTCAGCCCGTCGATCGCGCTGGAGAAGATCACGCCCACCGGCGACGAGGCCAATGCCGTGCTGGCGTCCTATGGCTATGCCATGAACCGCACGCTGGTCAACGAGGACGAGCCCGCCCACATGCCGCGCCGGCGCGCGCTGATGGCGCCCTTCACGCCCGCGGAACTGGCGCACCATGAGCCGCTGGTGCGCCGCCTGGCGCGCGAGTATGTCGACCGCTTTATCGACGATGGCCGCGCCGACCTGGTCGACCAGATGCTGTGGGAAGTGCCGCTGACCGTGGCCCTGCATTTCCTGGGCGTGCCCGAAGAGGACATGGACCTGCTGCGCCAGTACTCCATCGCCCATACCGTCAACACCTGGGGCCGGCCGAAGCCGGAGGAACAGGTGGCGGTGGCGCATGCCGTGGGCAATTTCTGGCAGCTGGCGGGCCGCATCCTGGACAAGATGCGCGAGGACCCGTCCGGCCCGGGCTGGATGCAGTACGGCCTGCGCAAGCAGAAAGAACTGCCCGATGTCGTCACCGACTCCTACCTGCATTCGATGATGATGGCCGGCATCGTTGCCGCGCACGAGACCACCGCCAACGCCTCGGCCAATGCCATCAAGCTGCTGCTGCAGCATCCGGATGCATGGCGCGAGATCTGCGACGACCCATCGCTGATCCCCAACGCGGTGGAAGAATGCCTGCGCCACAACGGCTCCGTCGCCGCATGGCGGCGGCTGGTGACGCGCGACGCCGAGGTCGGCGGCATCCGCCTGCCGGCGGGCAGCAAGCTGCTGATCGTCACGTCTTCGGCAAACCATGACGAGCGCCATTTCGCCGATGCCGACCTGTTCGATATCCGCCGCGACAACGCCAGCGAACAGCTGACCTTTGGCTACGGCTCGCACCAGTGCATGGGCAAGAACCTGGCGCGCATGGAGATGCAGGTCTTCCTGGAGGAGCTGACACGCCGGCTGCCGCATATGCGCCTGGCCGAGCAGACCTTCACCTATGTGCCCAACACCTCGTTCCGCGGCCCTGAGCACCTGCTGGTGGAATGGGACCCCGCGCAGAACCCCGAGCGCCGCGACCCGGCCCTGCTCGAGGTGCACCAGCCGGTGCGCATCGGCGAACCGTCCGCGCACACCATCGCCCGCACGGTGGTGGTCGAGCGCGTCACGCCCGCCGCCGACGGCGTGGTCCGGCTGCGGCTGGCGGCGCCTGACGGCAAGCCGCTGCCGCGCTGGGCGCCGGGCTCGCATATCGACGTGGAATGCGGCGATACCGGGCTGTCGCGCCAGTATTCGCTGTGCGGCGATCCGGACGACACCGGGGCGCTGGAAATTGCCGTGCTGCGCGACCCCGACAGCCGCGGCGGCTCGGCCTGGGTGCATGGCAGCGTCCAGGCCGGCGACCGCCTGCGCATCCGCGGGCCGCGCAATCACTTCCGCTTCGATGAAGGCTGCGGACGCGCGATCTTTATCGCCGGCGGCATCGGCATCACGCCGGTCAGCGCGATGGCGCGGCGCGCCCGTGCGCTTGGCATCGACTACGAATTCCACTACTGCGGCCGTTCGCGCCAGGCGATGGCGATGCTGGATGAACTGCAGGCCCTGCACGGTGCGCGGCTGCACGTCCACGCCAGCGATGAAGGCCAGCGCGCCGACTTCGGCAAGCTGCTGGCGCGGCCGGACCCGCGCACCCAGATCTACGCCTGCGGCCCGCAGCGCATGCTGGATGCGCTGGCCGAGAGCTGCGCGGCGTGGCCGGAAGATGCGCTGCGAGTGGAGCACTTCGTATCGAAGCTGGGCACGCTGGATGCGTCGAAGGAACTGCCCTTTTCCGTCGAGCTGAAGGACTCCGGCCTGGTCATGGAAGTCCCGGCCGGCCAGACCCTGCTGAGCGCGCTGCGCGGCGCCAATATCGATGTGCAGAGCGATTGCGAGGAAGGCCTGTGCGGGTCCTGCGAGGTGCGCGTGCTGGCCGGCCAGGTCGACCATCGCGACGTGGTGCTCACGCGCAGCGAGCGCGAGGCCAACCAGCGCATGATGGCGTGCTGCTCGCGCGCCTGTGGCGGCGGCCGGCTGGTGCTGGAGCTCTGA
- a CDS encoding IclR family transcriptional regulator translates to MPRPKAAQPPIEPADAPRTRERRQRVQSAVTGMAVLKGLARLGGRASLTALAAHIDESPAKVHRYLVSLVEEGLVAQETGTQQYHLGFEALQIGMAAMRQADPIRLAEASLVRLREALEVTCFVAVMGNKGPTIMRFEEPGLPVTVNVRAGSVMPLLWSATGRVFLGLLDEKRVHAQAEEELAAASPARLALLDGKDPIGALRRAVQADDCAWVRDTNLTGISAVAAPVRDYTGRVCAVLTALGATGGFDPAIDGPIGSAVRREARAVSTALGFNPGA, encoded by the coding sequence ATGCCCCGACCGAAAGCTGCCCAACCTCCGATCGAACCCGCCGACGCGCCCCGCACGCGCGAACGCCGCCAGCGCGTGCAATCGGCGGTCACCGGCATGGCCGTGCTCAAGGGACTGGCCCGGCTGGGCGGACGCGCCAGCCTGACCGCGCTGGCCGCGCATATCGACGAAAGCCCGGCCAAGGTGCACCGCTACCTGGTCAGCCTGGTGGAAGAGGGGCTGGTGGCGCAGGAGACGGGCACGCAGCAATACCACCTGGGCTTCGAGGCGCTGCAGATCGGCATGGCGGCGATGCGCCAGGCCGACCCGATCCGGCTGGCCGAAGCCTCGCTGGTACGCCTGCGTGAAGCGCTGGAGGTGACCTGCTTTGTCGCGGTGATGGGCAACAAGGGGCCGACCATCATGCGCTTTGAGGAACCGGGTTTGCCGGTGACGGTGAATGTGCGCGCGGGCTCGGTGATGCCATTGCTGTGGTCGGCCACCGGGCGCGTGTTCCTGGGCCTGCTCGATGAAAAGCGCGTGCATGCCCAGGCCGAGGAGGAGCTGGCCGCGGCAAGTCCGGCGCGGCTGGCGTTGCTCGATGGCAAAGACCCCATCGGTGCGCTGCGCCGCGCGGTGCAGGCCGACGACTGCGCCTGGGTGCGCGACACCAACCTGACCGGCATCAGCGCCGTGGCGGCGCCGGTGCGCGACTACACCGGGCGCGTCTGCGCAGTGCTGACGGCGCTGGGCGCCACCGGCGGCTTTGATCCCGCCATCGACGGGCCCATCGGCAGCGCCGTGCGGCGCGAGGCGCGCGCGGTCAGCACGGCGCTGGGGTTCAACCCCGGGGCCTGA